One Hordeum vulgare subsp. vulgare chromosome 4H, MorexV3_pseudomolecules_assembly, whole genome shotgun sequence DNA window includes the following coding sequences:
- the LOC123448017 gene encoding digalactosyldiacylglycerol synthase 1, chloroplastic-like isoform X1 yields MASFGVDTRPAAAGEGALSFLSRSLREDLRLIRARAGELETFLSAPVPEPDLFARLRKAYNTTSSSGSASGIGKTRLDLSAIGKAFEAEVGRGWGAKTGWRWEDEDAAEWEPIRAVKARLRDLDRKRQDQASDVLHKVKLSLKSMSFAPEASEEVPPLDLNELLAYFLKQSGPLFDQLGIKRDVCDKLVESLCSKRKDHFVYDPLSTSESSSFRNDNTCDELDLRIASVLQSTGHHYEGGFWDDGQKYDVADKRHVAIVTTASLPWMTGTAVNPLFRAAYLAKSSKQYVTLMVPWLCKSDQELVYPNNMTFSSPEDQESYIRDWLEERVGFKTDFRISFYPGKFQKERRSIIPAGDTSQFIPSKEADIAILEEPEHLNWYHHGKRWTDKFNHVVGVVHTNYLEYIKREKNGAIQAFFVKHINNLVARAYCHKVLRLSGATQDVARSMICNVHGVNPKFLEVGERIAAERESGQQSMSKGAYFLGKMVWAKGYRELIDLLAKHKTDLDGFKLDVYGNGEDSVEVQSAAKKLDLNLNFHKGRDHADDSLHGYKVFVNPSISDVLCTATAEALAMGKFVVCADHPSNEFFRSFPNCLTYTTSEDFVAKVKEAMTRDPQPLTPEQRYNLSWEAATQRFMEHSELDKVLSSNGDCASTSGNSVDRKMRKSASLPNMSDIVDGGLAFAHYCFTGSELLRLSTGAVPGTLNYNKQHSVDMHLLPPQVQNPVYGW; encoded by the exons ATGGCTAGCTTCGGCGTCGACACGCGCCCCGCCGCGGCGGGGGAGGGGgcgctctccttcctctcccggaGCCTGCGGGAGGACCTGCGCCTCATCCGCGCGCGGGCCGGGGAGCTCGAGACCTTCCTCAGCGCGCCGGTCCCGGAGCCCGACCTCTTCGCGCGCCTCCGCAAGGCCTAcaacaccacctcctcctccggctccgccTCGGGGATCGGGAAGACTCGCCTCGACCTCTCGGCGATAGGAAAGGCGTTCGAGGCCGAGGtcgggagggggtggggggccaagactggctggaggtgggaggacgAGGACGCCGCCGAGTGGGAGCCCATACGGGCCGTCAAGGCGCGCCTCAGGGACCTCGACCGGAAGCGCCAGGACCAGGCCAGCGACGTGCTCCACAAGGTCAAGCTCAGCCTG AAATCGATGAGCTTTGCACCTGAAGCATCTGAG GAAGTACCACCACTGGATTTAAACGAACTCCTTGCATATTTTCTAAAGCAATCTGGACCATTGTTTGACCAACTTGGTATAAAAAGAG ATGTGTGTGACAAGTTGGTGGAGTCTCTATGCAGCAAGCGCAAGGACCATTTTGTATATGATCCTTTGTCAACTAGTGAATCATCTTCCTTCAGAAATGACAATACTTGTGATGAACTTGACCTAAGAATAGCTAGCGTCCTTCAAAGTACAGGGCATCATTATGAAGGTGGGTTTTGGGATGATGGGCAAAAATATGACGTAGCTGACAAGAGACATGTTGCCATAGTCACTACCGCCAGTCTTCCTTGGATGACGGGAACAGCTGTGAATCCTTTGTTTCGAGCTGCATACTTGGCTAAATCTTCCAAGCAATATGTAACCTTGATGGTGCCCTGGCTTTGCAAGTCAGACCAAGAGCTCGTCTATCCCAATAATATGACTTTTAGTTCTCCAGAAGACCAAGAATCTTATATAAGGGATTGGCTGGAGGAAAGAGTTGGATTTAAAACCGACTTCAGAATATCATTTTACCCTGGAAAG TTTCAGAAAGAAAGGAGAAGTATAATTCCTGCTGGGGACACTTCACAATTTATACCATCAAAGGAAGCCGACATTGCAATTCTGGAAGAACCTGAGCACCTGAACTGGTACCATCATGGAAAGCGTTGGACTGATAAATTTAatcatgttgttggtgttgtgcaTACAAATTACTTAGAGTatatcaagagagagaagaatggtGCTATTCAAGCTTTTTTTGTCAAGCACATTAACAACCTTGTTGCCAGAGCTTATTGCCATAAG GTTTTACGACTATCAGGGGCTACTCAAGATGTAGCCAGATCCATGATCTGCAATGTACATGGTGTTAATCCCAAGTTTCTGGAGGTTGGGGAGAGAATAGCAGCAGAGAGGGAATCTGGCCAGCAGTCCATGTCCAAAGGAGCTTATTTTCTGGGGAAGATGGTCTGGGCCAAAGGTTACAGAGAACTTATAGATTTGCTTGCGAAGCACAAGACAGATTTGGACGGTTTCAAATTGGACGTCTATGGAAACGGTGAAGATTCAGTTGAAGTTCAATCAGCTGCCAAGAAGCTGGATTTAAATCTTAACTTCCATAAAGGCCGAGATCATGCAGATGATTCTCTTCATGG GTATAAGGTTTTTGTAAACCCGAGCATTAGTGATGTCCTCTGCACTGCCACTGCTGAGGCTCTAGCGATGGGTAAGTTTGTGGTCTGCGCAGATCATCCATCCAATGAATTCTTCAGATCATTTCCAAACTGCCTGACATACACGACTTCAGAGGACTTTGTTGCCAAAGTGAAGGAAGCAATGACCCGTGACCCCCAGCCCCTCACACCTGAGCAGCGATACAACCTTTCATGGGAGGCTGCGACCCAGAGGTTCATGGAGCACTCGGAGCTGGACAAGGTCCTGAGTAGCAATGGTGATTGTGCTAGCACCTCTGGAAACAGTGTcgacaggaagatgaggaaatCAGCCTCGTTGCCAAACATGTCGGACATCGTGGATGGGGGCCTAGCATTTGCCCACTACTGCTTCACGGGCAGCGAGCTCCTCCGGCTGTCGACCGGGGCGGTGCCCGGGACCCTGAACTACAATAAGCAACATAGCGTGGACATGCACCTGCTGCCCCCTCAGGTACAGAATCCTGTATATGGCTGGTAA
- the LOC123448017 gene encoding digalactosyldiacylglycerol synthase 1, chloroplastic-like isoform X2 — protein MASFGVDTRPAAAGEGALSFLSRSLREDLRLIRARAGELETFLSAPVPEPDLFARLRKAYNTTSSSGSASGIGKTRLDLSAIGKAFEAEVGRGWGAKTGWRWEDEDAAEWEPIRAVKARLRDLDRKRQDQASDVLHKVKLSLKSMSFAPEASEEVPPLDLNELLAYFLKQSGPLFDQLGIKRDVCDKLVESLCSKRKDHFVYDPLSTSESSSFRNDNTCDELDLRIASVLQSTGHHYEGGFWDDGQKYDVADKRHVAIVTTASLPWMTGTAVNPLFRAAYLAKSSKQYVTLMVPWLCKSDQELVYPNNMTFSSPEDQESYIRDWLEERVGFKTDFRISFYPGKFQKERRSIIPAGDTSQFIPSKEADIAILEEPEHLNWYHHGKRWTDKFNHVVGVVHTNYLEYIKREKNGAIQAFFVKHINNLVARAYCHKVLRLSGATQDVARSMICNVHGVNPKFLEVGERIAAERESGQQSMSKGAYFLGKMVWAKGYRELIDLLAKHKTDLDGFKLDVYGNGEDSVEVQSAAKKLDLNLNFHKGRDHADDSLHGYKVFVNPSISDVLCTATAEALAMEDFVAKVKEAMTRDPQPLTPEQRYNLSWEAATQRFMEHSELDKVLSSNGDCASTSGNSVDRKMRKSASLPNMSDIVDGGLAFAHYCFTGSELLRLSTGAVPGTLNYNKQHSVDMHLLPPQVQNPVYGW, from the exons ATGGCTAGCTTCGGCGTCGACACGCGCCCCGCCGCGGCGGGGGAGGGGgcgctctccttcctctcccggaGCCTGCGGGAGGACCTGCGCCTCATCCGCGCGCGGGCCGGGGAGCTCGAGACCTTCCTCAGCGCGCCGGTCCCGGAGCCCGACCTCTTCGCGCGCCTCCGCAAGGCCTAcaacaccacctcctcctccggctccgccTCGGGGATCGGGAAGACTCGCCTCGACCTCTCGGCGATAGGAAAGGCGTTCGAGGCCGAGGtcgggagggggtggggggccaagactggctggaggtgggaggacgAGGACGCCGCCGAGTGGGAGCCCATACGGGCCGTCAAGGCGCGCCTCAGGGACCTCGACCGGAAGCGCCAGGACCAGGCCAGCGACGTGCTCCACAAGGTCAAGCTCAGCCTG AAATCGATGAGCTTTGCACCTGAAGCATCTGAG GAAGTACCACCACTGGATTTAAACGAACTCCTTGCATATTTTCTAAAGCAATCTGGACCATTGTTTGACCAACTTGGTATAAAAAGAG ATGTGTGTGACAAGTTGGTGGAGTCTCTATGCAGCAAGCGCAAGGACCATTTTGTATATGATCCTTTGTCAACTAGTGAATCATCTTCCTTCAGAAATGACAATACTTGTGATGAACTTGACCTAAGAATAGCTAGCGTCCTTCAAAGTACAGGGCATCATTATGAAGGTGGGTTTTGGGATGATGGGCAAAAATATGACGTAGCTGACAAGAGACATGTTGCCATAGTCACTACCGCCAGTCTTCCTTGGATGACGGGAACAGCTGTGAATCCTTTGTTTCGAGCTGCATACTTGGCTAAATCTTCCAAGCAATATGTAACCTTGATGGTGCCCTGGCTTTGCAAGTCAGACCAAGAGCTCGTCTATCCCAATAATATGACTTTTAGTTCTCCAGAAGACCAAGAATCTTATATAAGGGATTGGCTGGAGGAAAGAGTTGGATTTAAAACCGACTTCAGAATATCATTTTACCCTGGAAAG TTTCAGAAAGAAAGGAGAAGTATAATTCCTGCTGGGGACACTTCACAATTTATACCATCAAAGGAAGCCGACATTGCAATTCTGGAAGAACCTGAGCACCTGAACTGGTACCATCATGGAAAGCGTTGGACTGATAAATTTAatcatgttgttggtgttgtgcaTACAAATTACTTAGAGTatatcaagagagagaagaatggtGCTATTCAAGCTTTTTTTGTCAAGCACATTAACAACCTTGTTGCCAGAGCTTATTGCCATAAG GTTTTACGACTATCAGGGGCTACTCAAGATGTAGCCAGATCCATGATCTGCAATGTACATGGTGTTAATCCCAAGTTTCTGGAGGTTGGGGAGAGAATAGCAGCAGAGAGGGAATCTGGCCAGCAGTCCATGTCCAAAGGAGCTTATTTTCTGGGGAAGATGGTCTGGGCCAAAGGTTACAGAGAACTTATAGATTTGCTTGCGAAGCACAAGACAGATTTGGACGGTTTCAAATTGGACGTCTATGGAAACGGTGAAGATTCAGTTGAAGTTCAATCAGCTGCCAAGAAGCTGGATTTAAATCTTAACTTCCATAAAGGCCGAGATCATGCAGATGATTCTCTTCATGG GTATAAGGTTTTTGTAAACCCGAGCATTAGTGATGTCCTCTGCACTGCCACTGCTGAGGCTCTAGCGATGG AGGACTTTGTTGCCAAAGTGAAGGAAGCAATGACCCGTGACCCCCAGCCCCTCACACCTGAGCAGCGATACAACCTTTCATGGGAGGCTGCGACCCAGAGGTTCATGGAGCACTCGGAGCTGGACAAGGTCCTGAGTAGCAATGGTGATTGTGCTAGCACCTCTGGAAACAGTGTcgacaggaagatgaggaaatCAGCCTCGTTGCCAAACATGTCGGACATCGTGGATGGGGGCCTAGCATTTGCCCACTACTGCTTCACGGGCAGCGAGCTCCTCCGGCTGTCGACCGGGGCGGTGCCCGGGACCCTGAACTACAATAAGCAACATAGCGTGGACATGCACCTGCTGCCCCCTCAGGTACAGAATCCTGTATATGGCTGGTAA
- the LOC123448018 gene encoding putative pentatricopeptide repeat-containing protein At3g13770, mitochondrial gives MRRHYAGLLRRAASLPSLSLVASLHAAALRRGAVLVPSLIHAYSACGDPASARSVFDGLPAQEQTLSARTALASAMSAHGMCRGVLGLFRGREGEMDDKAVTVVLTVCARAGMVSQGREVFARVRRPALQHYTCMVEMLGRAGEVEEAEGLLARMEARPDRIICTVLLAACRAHGRVDVAERVARLMSEHGIV, from the coding sequence ATGCGGCGGCACTACGCCGGGCTCCTCCGCCGCGCCGCCTCGCTGCCGTCTCTCTCGCTCGTGGCCTCCCTACACGCCGCCGCGCTCCGCCGAGGCGCGGTCCTCGTCCCCTCGCTTATCCATGCCTACTCTGCCTGCGGCGACCCAGCCTCCGCCCGCAGCGTGTTCGACGGATTGCCCGCACAGGAGCAGACACTCTCCGCGCGCACCGCGCTCGCCAGCGCGATGTCCGCGCACGGCATGTGCCGGGGGGTGCTCGGCCTGTTCCGCGGCCGGGAGGGAGAGATGGACGACAAGGCGGTGACCGTGGTTCTCACCGTGTGCGCGAGGGCCGGGATGGTCAGCCAGGGGAGGGAAGTCTTTGCGAGGGTGCGGAGGCCGGCGCTGCAACACTACACGTGCATGGTGGAGATGCTCGGACGGGCCGGGGAGGTCGAGGAGGCAGAGGGGCTGCTGGCGCGGATGGAGGCACGCCCGGACAGGATTATCTGCACGGTTCTGCTCGCCGCATGCCGGGCGCATGGTCGTGTCGATGTGGCTGAGAGAGTGGCTAGGTTGATGAGCGAGCATGGCATTGTATGA